The following DNA comes from Neoarius graeffei isolate fNeoGra1 chromosome 25, fNeoGra1.pri, whole genome shotgun sequence.
attttttcaaatccgacccaggccgtttggatatgtggtgctaattccgatccctatccgctcttttcatatgcgacttcagtctgaaccgccaggtcgcattcatccgacttacacgtcatcaacaagccacaaacgtcactattctgcgctgaagtaggcggcgggtctctcaaagttacaacaacatggcgcatgcgagggacgcttcgggctgtgaaggttctgaatcttctcaatggaaggacgcagaggttagggagctgatttccatttggggggatgcagctattcaagctagattggatgggtcataccgcaaccgggcagttttacttccgtaaacactggccatgctcactgcatgtgacgtcgtcgtatcctgcaatgcgcatgcggaacacttttaggtcgcttttcgttcatactgaggatcacatacaagtcgcatatatttgttaatgtgaacgacctcacaaaaaaataggatttcacaaaaaaatcggaattgagcattaagccttgcagtgtgaacgtagcgtttgttGTTGATGCCTATCGTTATAACCGTGTGAACATTTCTGCTATGATGTTTTAATGGAGCAAGCTGGTGCACCAAATATAGACACTTTGCGTGACAGAGCATGAACAGATGTAAGCGTGACCTGGTTTTTAGATGGACAGTATAGATCAGGGGCCACAAGGCTCGGTGTGCAAGTGAAAGTTTCAATACCATGCATCTTTGTGTGTGCCATATCTGGATTATGTAGGTCAGgaagagaaacttttttttttttctctctcctctttcctCTAATTTTGCCCATCCTTAGGCCAAACATGACCTCATGGCCCAGGCTGAAGGGGCACAGGCATCAGGAGACTCGGTCATCGGGAATGGTGCTTGCTCTCAGGTGAGGAACGACAAACTTGCATGTTCCTGCACTTCTCACTGAAATTGTGTCTCTTGCAGTGTAATTTTTGCATTTGGAACCAATTTTAAGTGTTTTCAGTCCATTCAAGGAGTGTTTTTTAAATAGTCATGTAATGAATGTTTTTAAATATCCATTGTGGGATTACTGGTGAAGTGCATGCCATTTTCCTGGCTCACTGAACAATAGCATTTTGCAGACAGATGGCGCCACAGATGTGTCAGCGGATTAGCCACAGGGGATCAAGTGTGATTTACTGACCTTAGTTAACTTCACACTGTTAATCCATGTTCTGTATTGACCTATTTTATTGTTAAGGCATATCTCTCAGttaaatgggttttttttttttttttgaggattaAAATagcttttcttttttatttacttttttcctCTTAAAGacaagtctgtctgtctgttttgccAGGGCTCAAGCTCTCGTATGGATCATGACACAGCCAGTGAGATGAGTAGTGCAGGAAGCTACTCGGTACCCCGCAGGCTTACCAGTCATTTGGGCACTAAGGTGacattcagtttaaaaaaaaaaaaaaaaaacacacctggGTCTATTCTCTTTTGGGGAAATTTTAACCAGAAAAATAATCAGTTGTCACACTGACAGATAAGTGTCAGATTTATTGCTACAGACTAAAAATTTGATTATTTAGATCAGTAGATGTTTTACCCGTCAGGTATCCCATTCAGTACATTTTGCTTGTGAGCATGAACAACTTTTTTACTCTTGTCCCATCTCTTCAGGTGGAAATGGTGTACTCTCTTCTGTCCATGCTGGGCACTCACGATAAGGATGACATGTCTCGAACCCTCCTGGCCATGTCCAGTTCTCAGGACAGTTGTATAGCCATGCGTCAATCCGGCTGCCTGCCGCTGCTTATCCAGCTCCTGCATGGCAATGACAAGGACTCTGTTCTGCTGGGCAACTCTCGTGGCAGCAAGGAGGCCCGAGCCAGGGCCAGTGCTGCGCTACATAACATCATCCACTCGCAGCCGGACGACAAGCGTGGCCGGAGAGAGATCCGCGTGCTCCACTTGCTGGAACAGATCAGGGCTTACTGTGAGACCTGCTGGGAATGGCAGGAGAGCCATGAGCGTGGAGTAGACCAAGACAAAAACCCAAGTAAGCCCCCCGCCTTTACCTTTTGCCCGACGGTTGAAGGACAGTGCTATGCTATGAAGTGACCATTTTAATTTTGCTAAAGTGCTTTTGTTTTGAATTTTAGTGCCTTCACCGATGGAGCACCAGATCTGCCCAGCTGTTTGTGTTCTTATGAAGCTGTCATTTGATGAAGAGCATAGACATGCAATGAATGAACTTGGCAAGTTTCCCCATGTTCTGCCATTTCTCAGCTTTTTGTTCAGAATAATATGTATTTTAAAGGAATTAGTGAATGTGTTACCGTTTGTAGGTGGACTGCAGGCTATAGGTGAACTGTTGCAGGTGGACTGTGAAATTTATGGCCTTACGAGTGACCACTACAGTGTTACACTAAGAAGATATGCTGGCATGGCTCTAACGAACTTAACTTTTGGAGACGTAGCCAACAAGGTAGGGAATTCCATTCATTTTCAGATTTAAACTAATACTTGTAGTGGTGGtgttaacaattttttttttttttttaatataaacagGCTACACTTTGTTCCATGAAGGGCTGTATGAGAGCCATGGTAGCTCAACtgaaatctgagagtgaggatttgCAACAGGTACATTTAGTCTCATATAGCtgcggcatacatgtcaacctatacggaatgtccgtattttatacggatttgattcaataaacgtagtatacgggcatacaaatagttatacggattctttaaaagacttcaatatttattttgagctataatcaattcccacgatgataaaagagcgcataacattcatttacaaacgtactgtacaccacagaaagcacaaacagccagtaaagagtcttatgaaattgcgggttatcttgtggtagcgagacttcgttccacttttgatcatgcgcacaccgcattgcgagaattctgctaaccgggaagtaacattttgtctgaaacgcgtatttccacctgagcgactttcaatagcgactgaaaagattctgaatgggcactccggcaagatcaacgcagacacttgctgtgacatgcagcctcgtgaggtattggtgcagagtgctaaagctgtcatggagtacaattcagaacattagcccatgtttacattagaccgtatcagcggatcatcagattaacgtttttaaaacgattagtgtgcacacagcaacaccaatacacggatacgctcggctccgcaggcatcctgcgctccaaatcactccgccctgaacagcgagtgccctctggagggtgcgcactccggccctgtgcagctcacagagcgcgcgagtatagcgcacgagcagtgattcgggactgagccgctgtgtgtgtgatcccagcgcagatcacttaccacttgcaagtggaaggatggcaagcctaaagacaatcataactacacaatgggcagtatttgcatcagtatttgcagtattttcatacttttatactctttaatgaaaggtgatacaaggcagaagtccgcgccgtttttcagcagtcgcatcacatgaccaacgccagcgaatcaggaaggtggatgtcacagtgacgttgtccaatgacgacgccagctagagctcagcacagcgtatccgcgtatctcaatgtttacacagcaccagagctgacacgatctggattgaatacgtggacgctggcggattcccgtttcccggtgtttccaggcgttttaatgtaaacggacagtgcatccgcgaagaaaacgagacagatacggtctaatgtaaacttggccttagagtgacactttgtgtttttgtcgaacattggagctttgtattcattctgaagggttattgttattaatatcgaataaaaagtaacttggatatatcgttaattatcattcaaattttaggtaaattattttaatttgcatcttatacggattttataagggaaatacggattttggaggttggttatacaagtttgattgaccaaaggttgacatgtatgctgcgGTGTGTGTATACTTAGCTTACAGCAAATCTATTTTGTTTAATTTGATCTTTATTCTTTCAGGTAATTGCCAGTGTGTTGAGAAACCTGTCTTGGCGTGCCGATGTAAATAGTAAAAAGACATTGCGTGAGGTTGGCAGTGTTAGGGCTCTAATGGAGTGTGCCCTTGAGGTTCAGAAggtaaggactttttttttgttgcgtcttaaaaaaaaaaaaagttctttttgtatcattatataatttttttttttttaatacaggaATCGACACTAAAAAGTGTGCTTAGTGCCCTTTGGAACTTATCTGCCCATTGCACTGAAAACAAGGCTGATATCTGTTCTGTTGCTGGTGCATTGGCCTTTTTAGTGAGCACTCTAACCTACAGAAGCCAAACCAACACCCTTGCCATTATAGAAAGTGGTGGTGGGATCTTGAGGAATGTTTCAAGTCTTATCGCCACAAATGAGGAGCACAGGTTAATTTGTAATCTATTGCTGTTTCTGTCATAAGCAGTTggttgctcttcttcttctcccAGTGCTGCaaattctaacttttttttttttcccccaatgttTTTGTACCGTAGGCAAATACTGCGGGAGAGCAGCTGCCTGCAGACGCTTCTTCAGCATCTCAAATCTCACAGCTTGACAATAGTGAGCAACGCCTGTGGAACTCTGTGGAACCTCTCTGCTCGAAATGCAAAAGACCaggaggcattgtgggatatggGCGCAGTTAGTATGCTAAAAAACCTGATTCATTCCAAGCACAAAATGATTGCTATGGGTAGTGCTGCAGCTCTGAGAAACCTCATGGCCAATCGGCCTGCCAAGTACAAGGATGCAAACATAATGTCTCCTGGATCTAGCCTGCCTTCACTACATGTAAGAAAACAGAAAGCACTAATTGAAGAACTGGATGCACAGCATCTTTCTGAAACTTTTGATAATATAGATAATTTGAGTCCTAAGGCTTCTCATAGGGGCAAGCCTCGGCACAAGCACAATGTTTATGGTGATTACGACGGGGTTTGTAGGTCGGATGGTTTTAACACTAGTGGTGTTGGTGTTCGCTCCCCTTACATGAACACGCCAGTGCTCTCCAGCCCATCTTCTCGGGAGAATAGGGGAAATACGGACAGTGTTAGGGCTGAGAGAGACAAGAGTCTGGATCGGGAGCGAAGAGGTGTCCACCCAGAGCCTGACTCGGGTAAAAGAATGGGAATGCAAATTCCTACCACTTCAGCACAAATAGCAATGGTAATGGAAGAAGTACAAAGCATGCACTTGGGCCTAGATGACCGAAATGTTGGATCTGCTCCAGACCCTCTTATAGTTCAAGATGACCTCATCAGACGTCAGACTGGGGTTCACGGTCACCAAAATGTGTACAATTACAGTAAACCAGATGCATCAGTCAGACCTTGCCCAATGCCAAAATTGGAGTATAGAGCATCTAATGACAGCCTTAATAGTGTCAGCAGCTCTGATGGTTATGGAAAAAGGGGTCAGATGAAACCATCTGTAGACTCCTACTCTGAAGACGATGAAGGAAAATGGTGTGTCTACAGAAAATATCCAGCTGATCTTGCCCATAAGATACACAATGCAAATCACATGGAGGACGATGATGGTGATCTAGACACACCAATTAACTATAGTTTGAAATATTCAGATGAGCAGCTCAACTCAGGCCGACAAAGCCCAAGCCAGAGTGAGAGGTGGGCAAGGCCCAAGATTTTGGAGGAAGAAATGAAACGCACTGAACACAATCCACCCAGGTCCCAGAGCCCAGGGTACCCAATGTACACAGAGGGAAGTGGTGAAAGTGAAGAGAAGCTCAAAAAATACCAGCCCCTGTTTGTTCAGCAGGACATGTCTGGAGGATTCCGATCCAGAGGACCTAATGAGCAAAGTAGCAGTACATCTGGTCATGGAATGAACAAAAAAATTAACCAAACAATTTGTCCTGTGGATGATTTTGGTGATGACAAACCTACTAACTATAGTGAGCGCTATTCAGAAGAGGAACAGCTTGATGAACAGCCTACCAATTACAGCATAAAATACAATGAGGATCACCACGTAGAGCAACCTATTGATTATAGTCTGAAGTATTCTGATGCATCCTCTAAAAAGCCAGTGTTCAGTCATTCAAAAGCATCATCCTCACAGAGCTCTGTCAAAGACCAGTTAAGTCAGGACAGTTCATCTTCTGTTTCTTCAGTAAAAACTCAGAATAGGCAAAAACAGCTCCAGCAGCCCTCAGCTCAGACTCGACCAGGGCCTGGCAGGTCGATTCAAAAGTCCACTTGCAAGGCTCCTACAATAAATCAAGAAACATTGCAGACCTATTGTGTGGAGGATACACCTATATGTTTCTCAAGAGGGAGCTCCCTGTCATCCTTATCTTCTGAAGATGAAATGGAGAGCTGTAAGCAGAATGTCAATGCAACGAGTAACTACACAGCTTTGCCTGTTGCTGAGAAGTCGTCCAGTAATGTTCCTGATCAGCGTACAACAGAAGGTCAATCATCCAACCATTATGTCCGAATGAAGCCACCACGACACCAAGGATCTCATGTTGGGCATGGTGAGGGTTCTAGACATCAGAAAGTAGTAGAATTTTCATCAGGTGCCAAATCGCCATCAAAAAGTGGTGCTCAGACCCCCAAAAGTCCCCCTGAACATTACGTCCAAGAGACCCCTCTTGTGTTTAGCAGGTGCACTTCTGTTAGCTCTCTTGACAGCTTCGAGAGCCACTCCATTGCAAGTTCAGTACAGAGTGAGCCATACAGTGGCATGGTCAGTGGCATAATCAGCCCTAGCGATTTGCCCGATAGCCCTGGCCAAACAATGCCACCCAGTCGTAGCAAGACCCCTCCACCACCACCCCCACGGACAACGTCCATAAAGCAGAAAGTTAGCGTGCCACCCCATGCCGAAAAACGTAACTTGGCGCCAAGACATGCAGCTGTCACTGCTGCTGTGCAAAAGGTGCAAGTGCTTCCAGATAATGACACACTTCTGCATTTTGCTACAGAGAGTACTCCAGAGGGATTTTCATGTGCCTCTAGCCTCAGTGCGTTAAGTTTGGATGAGCCCTTTATTCAGAAGGATGTTGAGTTAAAGATAATGCCTCCACTTCATGAGGATGACCACGGAAACAAAACAGAACCGGAGAAAGAAGATAGTAATGAAACTAAGAGGCAAGACAAGCCTCCAGGAACTACTGAATCTGAGAAGGATATATTGGATGACTCTGATGACGACGACGATGATAGAGAGATCCTAGAAGCCTGTATAAATTCAGCCATGCCTACAAAGTCCTCAAGAAAACCTAAGAAGCAAACACCCCCAACCACTTCAAGAATACCACCACCAGTGGTCCGAAAACCAAGCCAGCTCCCTGTTTATAAACTACTGCCCTCACAAAACAGAGGACAACTGCAAAAACATATGGCACTGACTCATGGAGAGGACATGCCTCGGGTATATTGTGTAGAAGGAACGCCTACTAACTTCTCCACGGCAACATCTCTTAGTGACCTTACAATTGATTCACCTCCAAATGAGTTGGCTACTATTGAAATTCCAGCTCCTCAAGCGGAGGCATCAAATCAAAGACGAGACACTGACCCAGAGGGTAAAAGTGCAGAAACAACAGATATTGCTGCAGCTTTTGACATGCAGTGTGCTCCTGGTGAGAACGAAGGTGATGATATTCTTGCTGAGTGCATCAACTCGGCAATGCCAAAAGGTAAAACACACAAGCCATTTAGAGTACAAAAAATGTCAGATCAACCTCAGCATCCACCTACTGCTACTGGCAGTCTAGTTCAACAAGAGTTTGAAAAGAAAAAGCCAACTTCTCCTGTAAAACCAATGCCACAAAGCAGTGAATATAGAGCAAGGATGCTTAAGCGACCAGATGCCTCTAGCAACTTATCAGAAGCAGCATATCCTGATAAAaccacagaaacaaaaaaactagAGTCTAAAGCAGGCCCCAGAGCATCGGCAGATAAGTCTCTGAATACCGAGGAACGTGCCCGTCCAGGTTTTGCCTTTGATTCTCCGCATCATTACACGCCAATTGAAGGTACTCCTTATTGCTTTTCTCGTAATGATTCGCTAAGCTCACTTGACTTTGAGGATGATGATCTTGACCTTTCCAAAGAGAAAGCTGAGCTCCGAAAAGATAAGGAACAAAGAAAGCTTCCACCGTCAAAGAGTAATGGAGAGCATTCTGAAAACTCCAACAGAGCGGCGACATTTCAGAGCGCCCCAGCAAAGGCCCTTCAAAAACCAGGTTTTTCGCTTGCGTCCAAAGAAAATACTGGAACAGTGCCTGATGAAAAGCAGAACTTTTCAATAGAGGACACCCCGGTGTGTTTCTCAAGAAATTCCTCCCTCAGTTCACTTAGTGACATTGACCAAGAGAACAACAACAAAGATTGCTCACACAAAGAGGACACATCACAAGTCGAAATGCCCAGGCCTCAAGCCTCTGGCTATGCACCAAAAGCCTTTCATGTGGAGGATACTCCTGTATGCTTCTCTCGGAATAGTTCTCTTAGCTCACTCAGTATTGATTCTGAGGATGACCTCCTACAAGAGTGCATCAGTTCTGCAATGCCAAAGAAAAAGAAGCAACCACCTAGAAGTAAGAGTGATGATCAAGGTGTTAAGGAGGAGAAAAGCATGTTGGCTGATGGCATTTTAGCAGAGGAACCAGATCTTATATTGGATCTCACAGATACACACAGTCCTATTTCAGAGCAAGCCTTGTCTCCAGACTCTGAATCGTTTGACTGGAAAGCCATCCAAGAGGGTGCCAATTCAATTGTTAGCAGTCTACACCAGGCTGCAGCCAGTCTATCCAGACAAGGATcgtctgattctgattctatccTTTCTCTTAAATCTGGCATTTCCATTGGATCCCCTTTCCACCTACCTTCAAATCAAGATGAAAATAAGCCACCTGCTCATAAAGGACCAAGAATATTGAAACCGGGTGAGAAAAGCACTTtagaaacaaaaaagaaagagGAGGAAGCTGCTAAAAGCCTAAAAGGTGGTAAGAAAGTGTATAAAAGTCTTATCACTGGAAAACCACGACCTAGTCTTGATACCATGACTTCTCAACAGAGACAAACTCAAGTTCCTGTAGTTTCGAGAGGAAGGACAATGGTTCATGTCCCTGGTGTGAGAAGCAGTTCTCCTAGTACCAGCCCTATTCCAAAAAAGCCGCCTCCTCGTGGACAAGCCACAAAACCCCCAGCTCCTCAGGCAACGAATTCTGGAAACTCTCCGAGGACTATGAAGACACCATCAAAATCAGACCCTAGTCCAGCCAGAGAACCAGCTGCCTCCCATGGAGGATCAAGTAAAACCTCCTCTCGATCAGGGTCAAGAGATTCAACACCATCTAGACCACCCCAGCAATCCCTTGCTAGGCCCATGCAGTCTCCTGGTCGTACGTCTGCTTCACCGGGTAGGAATGGTCTAACTCCGCCAAACAAATTCTCTCAGATACCTCGTACTGTTTCTCCAAGTGCAGCTTCCAAACCTGGGTCTGGTCGAATGTCTTACCCCTCTCCAGGGAGGCAGCTGGGTCAGCAAACACCTCCGAAACATAGTGGCTTGCCAAGAAGCACCAGTGGTATACCCAGGAGTGAATCTGCCTCAAAAAGTCTAAATCAGTCTGGAGCCCAAGGCCCTTCCAAAAAAGCAGAGCTGTCTCGAATGTCCTCCACAAAGTCAAGTGGGAGTGAGTCTGACAGATCGGAGAAACCTGGACTTGTTCGCCAATCCACATTTATTAAAGAAGCCCCTAGTCCAACCCTGAAAAGGAAATTGGAGGAGTCTGCTTCCTTTGAGTCTTTATCTCCTTCCTCTCCGAGTCAGTCTCAAACACCTATTTCAAGCCCGTCTTTACCAGACATGTCTCTCACTCTGCCCTACCAAGGAAGTGGCTGGAAAAAGTCCCCTCAGAGCCAAAACTCTTCTGAAAATGGAGATGGGAAGTCACTTAGACGCAATGACATCTCCCGATCCCATTCGGAGAGCCCCTCGAGACTCCCAATTAACAGAGGAGGGACATGGAAAAGGGAACACAGCAAACATTCGTCCTCTCTGCCAAGAGTAGGTACTTGGAAAAGAACAGGCAGCAGTTCCTCTATACTATCTGCATCATCTGAGTCCAGTGAAAAGGGCAGAAGTGAAGACGAACGTCAGCCAGCTAATCCACCTCAGCGATCTGGACAGGGCAAGGATGGGGGACTAGAAAGGAAAGGAACATGGAGGAAAATAAAAGATGGTGAAGCAGGTCCCACAATGACACTAGACTTGCCAGATCCGACTAGTGATGTACGCACAGCACACCAGCCGAGTACCACAGCGTCTAAAACTGAAGATGTCTGGGTGAGGATCGAAGACTGTCCTATCAACAGCCCTAGGTCTAGTAAATCGCCAACAGCAAATACGCCTCCAGTAATTGATGGCTTGTCTGGAAGACTACATCCTAGTGATTGGGACTTGAGTGAAATGCATCATAAGCAGCCAACAGCCAGTGAGCATGCAGCCACTCGACGTCTCGGTTCAGAAACTAATTTGAACTTGATCCGAAGTAGTGAGAGTCTTGACAAAAAGGTGACTGACATCAAGCCTGTTTTAAGCACTCCAAATATTGCTTCAGAAGTTCATGAAATCGCGATTGCCGAGCGTACGCCTTTCAGCTCAACCAATTCTAGCAAACACAGCTCCCCTAGTGGTGCTGTTGCTGCTAGGGTTAGTCCTTTTAATTATACACCAAGCCCTAGGAAGAGCAGTGCTGACAGCACAACTCCGAGGCCATCGCAGATCCCCACgcctgttaacagcaatgtaaaaaAGAGAGACTCTAAAGGAGATGCTACAGAAAGTGGGTCCTATATTGTCACCTCAGTGTAAAAATTGTGTGAATAGACTGGACAATACTTGGAACGTGTTTTTGTTCATTTCTGTGGGAGAACAACTGTTTTAAACATATTGTAGTCAAAGCAAATATACAGTTGTACTTTTTTGCTGGTCGAATTGTGACAGGCACACATGACTATCTGAGGAGGCGGAGCAGGATATCGTATGTCAATTTGTACAGATTTAATTGtgtatatatttaatttaaacCGGTGACAAGATATCTTGCCTGACTTGAGGTAGATAATtacagtggaatatttaggatGTCGAGACCTTTTGGTTGACACTCCTGACTAATGCATTTGATTTTTAAGGAACTGTACACCTGTATTAATTCAATTGTCAAAATCCTTTTTATTGCCACATATTGTATGTTATGGCTTCTTCTCCTTGCATGGTCTCATCCAATGTTCTGCTGTTTCCTGAAGTAAAGTTGAACGTTGATGTGGACACAATGTGCTGATAGCTGTAGTGTAACATTTTACACTTTTTGTCTGTGCTTTTGAAAGTAAGGAATTAACTATGAAAAACAAACACTTCGGGGGATATT
Coding sequences within:
- the apc gene encoding adenomatous polyposis coli protein isoform X4, which gives rise to MPGSSSGRSADSSPMGSFPRRGVTNGGRDSAGYLEELEKERSLLMAELQKEEKEKDWYYAQLQNLTKRIDSLPLTENFSLQTDMTRRQLEYEARQIRAAMEEQLGTCQDMEKRAQVRLARIQQIEQDMLRVRQHLQSQPSETEAKHDLMAQAEGAQASGDSVIGNGACSQGSSSRMDHDTASEMSSAGSYSVPRRLTSHLGTKVEMVYSLLSMLGTHDKDDMSRTLLAMSSSQDSCIAMRQSGCLPLLIQLLHGNDKDSVLLGNSRGSKEARARASAALHNIIHSQPDDKRGRREIRVLHLLEQIRAYCETCWEWQESHERGVDQDKNPMPSPMEHQICPAVCVLMKLSFDEEHRHAMNELGKFPHVLPFLSFLFRIICILKELVNVLPFVGGLQAIGELLQVDCEIYGLTSDHYSVTLRRYAGMALTNLTFGDVANKATLCSMKGCMRAMVAQLKSESEDLQQVIASVLRNLSWRADVNSKKTLREVGSVRALMECALEVQKESTLKSVLSALWNLSAHCTENKADICSVAGALAFLVSTLTYRSQTNTLAIIESGGGILRNVSSLIATNEEHRQILRESSCLQTLLQHLKSHSLTIVSNACGTLWNLSARNAKDQEALWDMGAVSMLKNLIHSKHKMIAMGSAAALRNLMANRPAKYKDANIMSPGSSLPSLHVRKQKALIEELDAQHLSETFDNIDNLSPKASHRGKPRHKHNVYGDYDGVCRSDGFNTSGVGVRSPYMNTPVLSSPSSRENRGNTDSVRAERDKSLDRERRGVHPEPDSGKRMGMQIPTTSAQIAMVMEEVQSMHLGLDDRNVGSAPDPLIVQDDLIRRQTGVHGHQNVYNYSKPDASVRPCPMPKLEYRASNDSLNSVSSSDGYGKRGQMKPSVDSYSEDDEGKWCVYRKYPADLAHKIHNANHMEDDDGDLDTPINYSLKYSDEQLNSGRQSPSQSERWARPKILEEEMKRTEHNPPRSQSPGYPMYTEGSGESEEKLKKYQPLFVQQDMSGGFRSRGPNEQSSSTSGHGMNKKINQTICPVDDFGDDKPTNYSERYSEEEQLDEQPTNYSIKYNEDHHVEQPIDYSLKYSDASSKKPVFSHSKASSSQSSVKDQLSQDSSSSVSSVKTQNRQKQLQQPSAQTRPGPGRSIQKSTCKAPTINQETLQTYCVEDTPICFSRGSSLSSLSSEDEMESCKQNVNATSNYTALPVAEKSSSNVPDQRTTEGQSSNHYVRMKPPRHQGSHVGHGEGSRHQKVVEFSSGAKSPSKSGAQTPKSPPEHYVQETPLVFSRCTSVSSLDSFESHSIASSVQSEPYSGMVSGIISPSDLPDSPGQTMPPSRSKTPPPPPPRTTSIKQKVSVPPHAEKRNLAPRHAAVTAAVQKVQVLPDNDTLLHFATESTPEGFSCASSLSALSLDEPFIQKDVELKIMPPLHEDDHGNKTEPEKEDSNETKRQDKPPGTTESEKDILDDSDDDDDDREILEACINSAMPTKSSRKPKKQTPPTTSRIPPPVVRKPSQLPVYKLLPSQNRGQLQKHMALTHGEDMPRVYCVEGTPTNFSTATSLSDLTIDSPPNELATIEIPAPQAEASNQRRDTDPEGKSAETTDIAAAFDMQCAPGENEGDDILAECINSAMPKGKTHKPFRVQKMSDQPQHPPTATGSLVQQEFEKKKPTSPVKPMPQSSEYRARMLKRPDASSNLSEAAYPDKTTETKKLESKAGPRASADKSLNTEERARPGFAFDSPHHYTPIEGTPYCFSRNDSLSSLDFEDDDLDLSKEKAELRKDKEQRKLPPSKSNGEHSENSNRAATFQSAPAKALQKPGFSLASKENTGTVPDEKQNFSIEDTPVCFSRNSSLSSLSDIDQENNNKDCSHKEDTSQVEMPRPQASGYAPKAFHVEDTPVCFSRNSSLSSLSIDSEDDLLQECISSAMPKKKKQPPRSKSDDQGVKEEKSMLADGILAEEPDLILDLTDTHSPISEQALSPDSESFDWKAIQEGANSIVSSLHQAAASLSRQGSSDSDSILSLKSGISIGSPFHLPSNQDENKPPAHKGPRILKPGEKSTLETKKKEEEAAKSLKGGKKVYKSLITGKPRPSLDTMTSQQRQTQVPVVSRGRTMVHVPGVRSSSPSTSPIPKKPPPRGQATKPPAPQATNSGNSPRTMKTPSKSDPSPAREPAASHGGSSKTSSRSGSRDSTPSRPPQQSLARPMQSPGRTSASPGRNGLTPPNKFSQIPRTVSPSAASKPGSGRMSYPSPGRQLGQQTPPKHSGLPRSTSGIPRSESASKSLNQSGAQGPSKKAELSRMSSTKSSGSESDRSEKPGLVRQSTFIKEAPSPTLKRKLEESASFESLSPSSPSQSQTPISSPSLPDMSLTLPYQGSGWKKSPQSQNSSENGDGKSLRRNDISRSHSESPSRLPINRGGTWKREHSKHSSSLPRVGTWKRTGSSSSILSASSESSEKGRSEDERQPANPPQRSGQGKDGGLERKGTWRKIKDGEAGPTMTLDLPDPTSDVRTAHQPSTTASKTEDVWVRIEDCPINSPRSSKSPTANTPPVIDGLSGRLHPSDWDLSEMHHKQPTASEHAATRRLGSETNLNLIRSSESLDKKVTDIKPVLSTPNIASEVHEIAIAERTPFSSTNSSKHSSPSGAVAARVSPFNYTPSPRKSSADSTTPRPSQIPTPVNSNVKKRDSKGDATESGSYIVTSV